In a single window of the Streptomyces sp. HUAS ZL42 genome:
- a CDS encoding GtrA family protein has protein sequence MGRGSSGLRRLVHEVAKFGAVGAAGILVNLGVFNLLRHVTDLQVVRASVIATVVAIAFNYIGFRHFTYRDRDKSGRTKELSLFLLFSAVGLVIENGILFAATYGFGWDSPLQNNVFKFFGIGVATLFRFWSYRTWVFRALPVRETPVARAESFLASETKKPRTTQRVS, from the coding sequence ATGGGACGTGGTTCCTCGGGGCTTCGACGGCTCGTGCACGAGGTCGCCAAGTTCGGCGCCGTGGGCGCTGCCGGCATTCTCGTCAATCTCGGCGTGTTCAACCTGCTGCGCCACGTCACCGATCTGCAGGTCGTGCGGGCGAGCGTCATCGCGACCGTCGTCGCGATCGCCTTCAACTACATCGGCTTCCGCCACTTCACGTACCGGGACCGCGACAAGAGCGGCCGTACGAAGGAACTGTCGCTGTTCCTGCTGTTCAGCGCGGTCGGGCTGGTGATCGAGAACGGGATCCTGTTCGCGGCGACGTACGGCTTCGGATGGGACAGCCCGCTGCAGAACAACGTCTTCAAGTTCTTCGGCATCGGGGTGGCGACGCTGTTCCGGTTCTGGTCGTACCGGACGTGGGTGTTCCGGGCGCTGCCCGTGCGGGAGACCCCGGTGGCCAGAGCGGAATCGTTCCTGGCGTCCGAGACCAAGAAACCGAGGACCACGCAGCGGGTCAGCTGA
- a CDS encoding ATP-binding protein: MRRRLIQSTLAVVLVVIAVFGVSLVIVETRTISNSAQERVESEALRLASIVDSRLLGAEAVNAEILGKQVTQERYAVIRIPGEAPIEIGSKPVGEVISATEPGEEGETVTVMEPRSTVTREVGRTLLIIGAVALLAVIAAVLLAVRQANRLASPLTDLAETAERLGSGDPRPRHKRYGVPELDRVADVLDSSAERIARMLTAERRLAADASHQLRTPLTALSMRLEEITLTDDPDTVKEEANLALTQVERLTDVVERLLTNSRDPRTGSAVTFDLDEVIQQQLAEWRPAYRSAGRAIVSSGKRHLQAVGTPGAVAQVLAALIENSLMHGGGTVALRTRVTGNQAVVEVTDEGPGVPADLGARIFERAISGRNSTGIGLAVARDLAEADGGRLEMLQAQPAVFGLFLSRTPLKRPLTEEGEPTVR; this comes from the coding sequence GTGCGTCGCCGTCTGATTCAGTCCACCCTCGCTGTCGTGCTCGTCGTCATCGCCGTGTTCGGGGTCTCCCTCGTCATCGTCGAGACGCGCACGATCAGTAACAGTGCCCAGGAACGGGTGGAGTCCGAGGCGCTGCGGCTGGCCAGCATCGTGGACAGCCGGCTGCTCGGTGCGGAGGCCGTCAACGCGGAGATCCTGGGGAAGCAGGTCACGCAGGAGCGTTACGCCGTGATCCGGATCCCGGGGGAGGCGCCCATCGAGATCGGCTCCAAGCCGGTCGGTGAGGTCATCAGCGCCACGGAGCCGGGCGAGGAGGGCGAGACCGTCACGGTCATGGAGCCGCGCTCGACCGTGACCCGGGAGGTCGGCCGCACGCTGCTGATCATCGGGGCCGTGGCGCTGCTCGCGGTGATCGCGGCGGTGCTGCTGGCCGTCCGCCAGGCCAACCGCCTCGCCTCCCCGCTGACCGACCTCGCGGAGACGGCCGAACGCCTGGGCTCGGGCGACCCGCGCCCCCGCCACAAGCGGTACGGCGTCCCGGAGCTCGACCGGGTCGCGGACGTGCTGGACTCCTCCGCCGAGCGCATCGCCCGCATGCTGACGGCGGAGCGCCGCCTTGCCGCCGATGCCTCCCACCAGCTGCGCACGCCACTCACCGCGCTCTCCATGCGCCTGGAGGAGATCACTCTCACCGACGACCCGGACACGGTGAAGGAAGAGGCGAACCTCGCACTGACCCAGGTGGAGCGCCTGACGGACGTGGTGGAACGGCTGCTCACGAACTCCCGCGACCCGCGCACCGGCTCCGCCGTCACCTTCGACCTCGACGAGGTCATCCAGCAGCAGCTCGCCGAGTGGCGTCCCGCCTACCGCAGCGCGGGCCGCGCGATCGTCAGCTCGGGCAAGCGGCATCTGCAGGCGGTGGGCACGCCGGGGGCGGTCGCGCAGGTCCTGGCGGCACTGATCGAGAACTCGCTCATGCACGGCGGCGGCACGGTGGCCCTGCGCACCCGCGTCACCGGCAACCAGGCCGTCGTCGAGGTGACCGACGAGGGGCCGGGGGTTCCCGCCGATCTGGGCGCACGCATCTTCGAGCGCGCGATCAGCGGACGCAACTCGACGGGGATCGGCCTGGCGGTGGCACGGGACCTGGCGGAGGCGGACGGCGGCCGGCTGGAGATGCTGCAGGCCCAGCCGGCGGTGTTCGGGCTGTTCCTGTCGCGCACGCCGCTGAAGCGGCCGCTGACGGAGGAGGGCGAGCCCACGGTCAGGTGA
- a CDS encoding VOC family protein has product MAPVTRFRSVVLDCPDPRALARFYAGVVGGTPEEEDPDWVVLRVPDGPRLSFQRAPGHTPPEWPRADRNSQQFHLDFEAGSTWEEIDAAHEKVLALGARPLDLEDREKKDFQVYADPAGHPFCLCRIDPV; this is encoded by the coding sequence ATGGCACCCGTGACACGTTTCCGCTCCGTCGTGCTCGACTGCCCCGACCCGCGGGCCCTGGCCCGCTTCTACGCCGGGGTCGTCGGCGGCACGCCCGAGGAGGAGGATCCCGACTGGGTCGTGCTGCGGGTGCCCGACGGTCCGCGGCTGTCCTTCCAGCGGGCTCCGGGACACACCCCGCCCGAGTGGCCGCGCGCCGACCGGAACTCGCAGCAGTTCCACCTCGACTTCGAGGCGGGTTCCACATGGGAGGAGATCGACGCGGCCCACGAGAAGGTCCTCGCGCTGGGGGCACGCCCGCTCGACCTCGAGGACCGGGAGAAGAAGGACTTCCAGGTGTACGCCGATCCGGCGGGGCATCCGTTCTGTCTGTGCCGGATCGATCCCGTGTGA
- a CDS encoding VOC family protein, with amino-acid sequence MALAKLGVVVLDCPDPRSLAGFYAEVLGGTVEGDGEWVDLEVPGGQPLAFQAAPGFAAPQWPAADHSQQFHLDLTVDDLDAAEKGVLALGAKPLDTEDRSRSWRVYADPAGHPFCLCKS; translated from the coding sequence ATGGCTCTCGCCAAGCTGGGTGTCGTCGTCCTGGACTGTCCCGACCCGCGCTCGCTGGCCGGTTTCTACGCCGAGGTGCTGGGCGGCACGGTCGAAGGCGACGGGGAGTGGGTCGACCTGGAGGTGCCCGGCGGACAGCCGCTGGCGTTCCAGGCCGCCCCCGGGTTCGCGGCCCCGCAGTGGCCCGCGGCCGACCACTCGCAGCAGTTCCACCTGGACCTCACCGTCGACGACCTGGACGCGGCCGAGAAGGGGGTGCTCGCCCTGGGTGCCAAGCCGCTGGACACGGAGGACCGCTCGCGCTCCTGGCGTGTGTACGCGGACCCGGCGGGGCACCCGTTCTGCCTCTGCAAGAGCTGA
- a CDS encoding dipeptidase, translating to MTAVSSLETARELLREFPVVDGHNDLPWALREQVRYDLDARDISTHQNAHLHTDIPRLREGGVGAQFWSVYVRSDLPDAVPATLEQIDCVRQLLARYPGDLRAALTAADMAEARADGRIASLMGAEGGHSIANSLGTLRGLYALGVRYLTLTHNDNVAWADSATDKPNVGGLSGFGREVVREMNRLGMLVDLSHVAATTMRDALDTSTAPVIFSHSSSRAVCDHPRNIPDDVLERLPANGGVAMVTFVPKFVLQAAVDWTAAADENMRAHGFHHLATTPEAMKVHRAFEERNPRPVATVATVADHLDHMREVAGVDHLGIGGDYDGTAFTPDGLNDVSGYPNLIAELLDRGWSRSDLAKLTWQNAVRAVGAAEDVARDLRATRGPSNATIEALDG from the coding sequence GTGACGGCCGTGAGCTCTCTGGAGACAGCCCGGGAACTCCTGCGTGAGTTCCCGGTCGTCGACGGGCACAACGACCTCCCCTGGGCGCTGCGCGAACAGGTCCGCTACGACCTCGACGCCCGCGACATCTCCACCCACCAGAACGCCCACCTGCACACCGACATCCCGCGCCTGCGCGAGGGCGGCGTGGGAGCGCAGTTCTGGTCGGTGTACGTCCGCTCGGACCTGCCCGACGCGGTGCCGGCGACCCTCGAACAGATCGACTGCGTACGGCAGTTGCTCGCCCGGTACCCCGGCGACCTGCGGGCCGCGCTGACGGCCGCCGACATGGCGGAGGCGCGCGCGGACGGCCGTATCGCCTCCCTCATGGGCGCGGAGGGCGGCCACTCCATCGCCAACTCCCTCGGCACCCTGCGGGGGTTGTACGCACTGGGGGTCCGCTACCTCACCCTCACCCACAACGACAACGTGGCATGGGCGGACTCGGCGACGGACAAGCCGAACGTCGGCGGCCTCTCCGGCTTCGGCCGCGAGGTGGTCCGGGAGATGAACCGCCTGGGCATGCTGGTCGACCTCTCGCACGTGGCGGCGACGACGATGCGTGACGCGCTCGACACGTCGACGGCACCGGTGATCTTCTCGCACTCCTCGTCCCGGGCCGTGTGCGACCACCCCCGCAACATCCCCGACGACGTCCTGGAACGTCTCCCCGCCAACGGGGGCGTCGCGATGGTGACGTTCGTGCCGAAGTTCGTGCTGCAGGCGGCGGTCGACTGGACGGCCGCGGCCGACGAGAACATGCGCGCCCACGGCTTCCACCACCTCGCCACCACCCCCGAGGCGATGAAGGTGCACCGCGCCTTCGAGGAGCGCAACCCGCGCCCGGTCGCCACCGTGGCCACGGTGGCGGATCACCTGGACCACATGCGCGAGGTGGCCGGCGTCGACCACCTCGGCATCGGCGGCGACTACGACGGTACGGCCTTCACACCCGACGGCCTGAACGACGTCTCCGGCTACCCGAACCTGATCGCGGAACTCCTCGACCGCGGCTGGTCCCGCTCCGACCTGGCCAAGCTGACCTGGCAGAACGCGGTACGGGCCGTGGGCGCGGCGGAGGACGTCGCACGGGACCTCCGGGCGACGCGGGGACCGTCGAACGCGACGATCGAGGCGCTCGACGGCTGA
- a CDS encoding dipeptidase gives MADLQDELHTTGEVGELPLEGFPTGEREQELCSPLSDPDAAPLERAHAILAAHPVADGYSGLPWALRHLPWYDLELGESAVDTDVPRLREGHVGALFWSLHLPEGLAADRAVGATLEQLDLARSVIGAHPEGLRLARAAGQVIDAHNCGRVAILLGPATAAALDDSVGILRVLHSLGLRVLTLTGTSWASEAGLTRFGEEVLREMNRIGVLADLSGASEAVIGRAITLSKTPVLCTRSAARALRPHPANLPDDLLAELGAAKGLCLVPLTAEQTGPTARDVADHLDHVRALAGPECVGLSGTYDSGAAHPQDLADASGYPRLIAELLHRGWSEPDVALLTWGNVQRVLRTADFTARAAQLRRDPSTARIAELDG, from the coding sequence ATGGCCGACCTCCAGGACGAACTGCACACCACCGGCGAGGTCGGCGAGCTGCCACTGGAGGGTTTCCCGACCGGGGAGCGGGAGCAGGAGCTCTGCAGTCCTCTCTCCGACCCCGACGCGGCCCCGCTGGAGCGCGCTCACGCCATCCTCGCCGCACACCCCGTCGCCGACGGCTACAGCGGACTGCCGTGGGCGCTGCGGCACCTCCCCTGGTACGACCTCGAGCTCGGCGAGAGCGCCGTCGACACGGACGTGCCCCGGCTGCGCGAGGGCCACGTCGGCGCGCTGTTCTGGTCACTGCACCTGCCCGAGGGCCTGGCCGCGGACCGGGCCGTCGGCGCGACCCTGGAGCAGCTGGACCTCGCGCGGTCGGTGATCGGCGCCCACCCGGAGGGGCTGCGCCTGGCCCGCGCGGCGGGGCAGGTCATCGACGCCCACAACTGCGGCCGCGTCGCCATCCTCCTGGGCCCGGCGACGGCCGCCGCACTCGACGACTCCGTCGGCATTCTGCGCGTCCTGCACTCCCTCGGCCTGCGCGTCCTCACCCTCACCGGCACCTCCTGGGCGAGCGAGGCGGGGCTGACCCGGTTCGGTGAGGAAGTCCTGCGGGAGATGAACCGGATCGGCGTGCTCGCCGACCTCTCCGGCGCCTCCGAGGCCGTGATCGGCCGCGCGATCACGCTCTCCAAGACACCGGTGCTGTGCACCCGCTCCGCCGCCCGCGCCCTGCGCCCCCACCCGGCCAACCTCCCCGACGACCTGCTCGCCGAGCTGGGGGCCGCCAAGGGCCTGTGCCTGGTGCCGCTGACCGCCGAGCAGACCGGCCCGACCGCACGGGACGTCGCCGACCACCTCGACCACGTACGCGCCCTCGCCGGCCCGGAGTGCGTCGGCCTGTCGGGCACGTACGACTCCGGCGCCGCCCACCCCCAGGACCTCGCCGACGCCTCCGGCTACCCCCGCCTCATCGCCGAGCTGCTGCACCGCGGCTGGTCCGAGCCGGACGTCGCCCTGCTCACCTGGGGCAACGTCCAGCGGGTGCTGCGCACCGCCGACTTCACGGCACGCGCGGCACAGCTGCGCAGGGACCCGTCCACGGCGAGGATCGCGGAGCTGGACGGATAG
- a CDS encoding acyl-CoA dehydrogenase, which produces MAGSADFDLYRPSEEHDMLRDAIRSLAEAKIAPYAAAVDEEARFPQEALQALVANDLHAVHVPEEYGGAGADALATVIVIEEVARVCASSSLIPAVNKLGSLPVILSGSEDLKKKYMTPLAKGEAMFSYCLSEPDAGSDAAGMKTKAVRDGDHYVLNGVKRWITNAGESEYYTVMAVTDPEKRSKGISAFVVEKSDEGVSFGAPEKKLGIKGSPTREVYLDNVRVPADRMIGEEGTGFATAMKTLDHTRITIAAQALGIAQGALDYAKGYVQERKQFGKPIADFQGIQFMLADMAMKISAARALTYQAAAASERGDADLTYQGAAAKCFASDVAMEVTTDAVQLLGGYGYTRDYPVERMMRDAKITQIYEGTNQVQRIVIARNLP; this is translated from the coding sequence TTGGCCGGATCGGCTGACTTCGACCTGTACCGCCCGTCCGAGGAGCACGACATGCTCCGCGACGCCATCCGATCGCTGGCCGAGGCGAAGATCGCGCCGTACGCCGCCGCGGTGGACGAGGAGGCCCGCTTCCCGCAGGAGGCGCTTCAGGCCCTGGTCGCGAACGACCTGCACGCCGTGCACGTACCGGAGGAGTACGGCGGCGCGGGCGCGGACGCGCTGGCGACGGTCATCGTGATCGAGGAGGTGGCGCGGGTGTGCGCCAGCTCCTCCCTGATCCCCGCGGTGAACAAGCTGGGTTCGCTGCCCGTCATCCTGTCCGGCTCCGAGGACCTGAAGAAGAAGTACATGACGCCGCTCGCCAAGGGCGAGGCGATGTTCTCGTACTGCCTGTCCGAGCCGGACGCGGGCTCCGACGCGGCCGGCATGAAGACGAAGGCGGTCCGCGACGGCGACCACTACGTCCTCAACGGCGTGAAGCGCTGGATCACCAACGCGGGCGAGTCCGAGTACTACACGGTGATGGCGGTGACCGACCCGGAGAAGCGCAGCAAGGGCATCTCGGCCTTCGTGGTCGAGAAGTCGGACGAGGGCGTCTCCTTCGGCGCTCCCGAGAAGAAGCTCGGCATCAAGGGCAGCCCGACCCGTGAGGTCTACCTCGACAACGTCCGCGTCCCGGCGGACCGCATGATCGGCGAGGAGGGCACGGGCTTCGCGACGGCGATGAAGACCCTGGACCACACCCGCATCACGATCGCCGCGCAGGCTCTCGGCATCGCGCAGGGCGCGCTGGACTACGCCAAGGGCTATGTCCAGGAGCGCAAGCAGTTCGGCAAGCCGATCGCCGACTTCCAGGGCATCCAGTTCATGCTCGCCGACATGGCGATGAAGATCTCCGCCGCCCGCGCCCTGACGTACCAGGCGGCGGCCGCCTCCGAGCGCGGCGACGCCGACCTCACGTACCAGGGCGCAGCCGCGAAGTGCTTCGCCTCGGACGTGGCGATGGAGGTCACGACCGACGCCGTCCAGCTGCTCGGCGGCTACGGCTACACGCGCGACTACCCGGTGGAGCGCATGATGCGCGACGCCAAGATCACCCAGATCTACGAGGGCACGAACCAGGTCCAGCGGATCGTGATCGCGCGCAACCTGCCGTAG
- a CDS encoding CGNR zinc finger domain-containing protein → MSERSPAPEGLALVESLVNTLDIESGADALDTADGRARFGLTEDEVPRARELRESLRATLLAHAGHPPHRTVTPLNDLLAAAPLLVAVDGTDGSAALVPADDGPLHSRVAAAIAQALVAGTWNRLKACEAVTCHWAYYDRSPAGRGRWCSMSVCGARAKMRRYRAKEP, encoded by the coding sequence ATGAGTGAGAGATCGCCCGCACCGGAGGGCCTGGCTCTGGTCGAGTCCCTGGTGAACACGCTGGACATCGAGTCGGGGGCCGACGCACTCGACACGGCGGACGGCCGGGCGCGCTTCGGGCTCACCGAGGACGAGGTCCCGCGGGCACGCGAACTGCGCGAGTCGCTGCGCGCGACGCTGCTCGCCCATGCGGGCCACCCGCCGCACCGCACGGTGACTCCACTGAACGACCTGCTGGCCGCGGCCCCGCTGCTGGTCGCGGTCGACGGTACCGACGGCTCGGCCGCCCTCGTACCGGCCGACGACGGCCCGCTGCACTCGAGAGTGGCGGCGGCGATCGCCCAAGCACTCGTCGCCGGCACCTGGAACCGGCTCAAGGCCTGCGAAGCCGTCACCTGCCACTGGGCCTACTACGACCGCAGCCCGGCCGGCCGCGGCCGCTGGTGCTCCATGTCGGTGTGCGGGGCGCGCGCGAAGATGCGCCGCTACCGGGCGAAGGAGCCGTGA
- a CDS encoding 5-(carboxyamino)imidazole ribonucleotide synthase — MTFPVVGMVGGGQLARMTHEAGIPLGIRFKLLSDTPQDSAAQVVSDVVVGDYRDLETLREFARGCDVITFDHEHVPTEHLRALEADGIPVRPGPDALEHAQDKGVMRAKLDAIGVPCPRHRIVSDPDDVAAFAAEGDGFPVVLKTVRGGYDGKGVWVVDSAEEAADPFRAGVPVLAEEKVDFVRELAANVVRSPHGQAVAYPVVESQQVNGVCDTVVAPAPDLDEALALKAEEMALTIAKELGVVGHLAVELFQTRDGRILVNELAMRPHNSGHWTQDGAITSQFANHVRAVLDLPLGDPRPRARWTVMVNVLGGDYPDMYSAYLHCMARDPQLKIHMYGKDVKPGRKVGHVNTYGDDLGDVLERARHAAGYLRGTITE, encoded by the coding sequence GTGACGTTCCCGGTAGTCGGCATGGTCGGCGGGGGTCAGCTCGCTCGTATGACACACGAGGCGGGCATCCCGTTGGGCATCAGGTTCAAGCTCCTCAGTGACACCCCTCAGGATTCCGCGGCGCAGGTCGTGAGCGATGTCGTCGTCGGCGACTATCGCGACCTCGAGACGCTGCGCGAGTTCGCGCGCGGTTGCGATGTGATCACCTTCGATCACGAACATGTACCCACCGAGCACCTCCGGGCACTGGAGGCGGACGGCATCCCCGTGCGTCCCGGGCCCGACGCGCTCGAGCACGCCCAGGACAAGGGCGTGATGCGCGCGAAGCTCGACGCGATCGGAGTGCCGTGCCCCCGGCACAGGATCGTGAGCGACCCGGACGATGTGGCGGCGTTCGCCGCGGAGGGCGACGGATTCCCCGTCGTCCTCAAGACCGTCCGCGGTGGCTACGACGGCAAGGGCGTATGGGTGGTGGACTCCGCCGAGGAGGCCGCCGACCCCTTCCGCGCGGGCGTCCCCGTCCTCGCCGAGGAGAAGGTCGACTTCGTCCGCGAGCTCGCCGCCAACGTCGTACGCTCCCCGCACGGCCAGGCCGTGGCGTACCCGGTGGTCGAGTCCCAGCAGGTGAACGGCGTGTGCGACACGGTCGTCGCCCCGGCCCCCGACCTGGACGAGGCCCTCGCGCTGAAGGCCGAGGAGATGGCCCTGACGATCGCCAAGGAACTCGGCGTCGTCGGCCACCTCGCCGTGGAGCTGTTCCAGACCCGCGACGGCCGCATCCTCGTCAACGAACTGGCGATGCGCCCCCACAACTCGGGCCACTGGACCCAGGACGGCGCGATCACGTCCCAGTTCGCCAACCACGTCCGCGCGGTCCTCGACCTCCCCCTCGGCGACCCGCGCCCGCGCGCCAGGTGGACGGTCATGGTCAACGTCCTCGGCGGCGACTACCCCGACATGTACTCGGCGTACCTGCACTGCATGGCGCGCGACCCCCAGCTCAAGATCCACATGTACGGCAAGGACGTGAAGCCCGGACGCAAGGTCGGCCACGTCAACACCTACGGCGACGACCTCGGCGACGTGCTGGAGCGCGCCCGTCACGCAGCCGGTTACCTGAGAGGCACGATCACCGAATGA
- a CDS encoding four-helix bundle copper-binding protein produces MTQAGAMKAMSKEMQDCVEACMSCHSTCEEAMSSLMQMGGQAQMQIMRALMDCSEMTRMCADMMMRRSPMSAEMCAMCAKACDMCAEACMSMPDDPQMQRCAEACRRCAEMCRAMAGARM; encoded by the coding sequence ATGACCCAGGCCGGAGCCATGAAGGCCATGAGCAAGGAGATGCAGGACTGCGTGGAGGCGTGCATGTCCTGCCACAGCACGTGCGAGGAGGCCATGAGCTCCCTCATGCAGATGGGCGGCCAGGCCCAGATGCAGATCATGCGCGCGCTCATGGACTGCTCCGAGATGACCCGTATGTGCGCCGACATGATGATGCGGCGCTCGCCCATGTCTGCCGAGATGTGCGCGATGTGTGCCAAGGCGTGCGACATGTGCGCCGAGGCGTGTATGAGCATGCCGGACGACCCACAGATGCAGCGCTGCGCCGAGGCCTGTCGCCGCTGCGCCGAGATGTGCCGCGCGATGGCGGGCGCCCGGATGTGA
- the purE gene encoding 5-(carboxyamino)imidazole ribonucleotide mutase: protein MGSDSDWPVMEAAAQALDEFEIDYEVDVVSAHRMPREMIAYGEQAAERGLKVIIAGAGGAAHLPGMLASVTPLPVIGVPVPLKYLDGMDSLLSIVQMPAGVPVATVSVAGARNAGLLAARILAAHDEELLGRMREFQQDLNDQATEKGKRLRSKVEGNNGFGFGK from the coding sequence ATGGGGTCGGACAGCGACTGGCCCGTCATGGAGGCCGCCGCCCAGGCCCTCGACGAGTTCGAGATCGACTACGAGGTCGACGTCGTCTCCGCGCACCGCATGCCGCGCGAGATGATCGCGTACGGCGAGCAGGCGGCCGAGCGTGGACTCAAGGTGATCATCGCGGGTGCGGGCGGCGCCGCCCACCTGCCCGGCATGCTCGCCTCGGTCACCCCGCTGCCGGTGATCGGCGTCCCGGTCCCGCTGAAGTACCTGGACGGCATGGACAGCCTGCTCTCGATCGTGCAGATGCCGGCCGGCGTCCCGGTCGCGACCGTCTCCGTCGCCGGCGCCCGCAACGCCGGTCTCCTCGCCGCCCGCATCCTCGCCGCCCACGACGAGGAACTCCTCGGCCGCATGCGGGAGTTCCAGCAGGACCTCAACGACCAGGCCACCGAGAAGGGCAAGCGTCTGCGCTCCAAGGTGGAGGGAAACAACGGTTTCGGCTTCGGGAAGTGA
- a CDS encoding UDP-glucose/GDP-mannose dehydrogenase family protein, translating to MALKITVIGTGYLGATHAAAMAELGFEVLALDVVREKIEMLERGETPMYEPGLEELLRRHVAGFEGSSGRLRFTLDWAEVGAFGDVHFVCVNTPQKHGEYACDMSYVESAIASLAPHLHGPALVVGKSTVPVGSADRLAAYLAAHSPAGPDAELAWNPEFLREGFAVQDTLRPDRIVVGVRSERAEELLREVYATPIAEGSPFVVTDFPTAELVKTSANSFLATKISFINAMAEVCEAAGGDVAKLAEAIGYDDRIGKKFLRAGIGFGGGCLPKDIRAFMARAGELGADQALTFLREIDSINMRQRGQMVELAREAVGGGPFLGKRVAVLGATFKPDSDDVRDSPALNVAGQIHLQGAQVTVYDPKGMENARRVFPTLGYARSALDAVRGADVVLHLTEWREFRELDPAALGEVAATRLILDGRNALDPALWRKAGWTYRAMGRPTA from the coding sequence ATGGCCCTCAAGATCACCGTGATCGGTACCGGTTATCTCGGTGCCACGCACGCAGCGGCCATGGCCGAACTCGGCTTCGAGGTGCTCGCCCTCGACGTCGTCCGCGAGAAGATCGAGATGCTCGAGCGGGGCGAGACCCCGATGTACGAGCCGGGCCTCGAGGAGCTGCTGCGGCGGCACGTCGCGGGGTTCGAGGGGAGCAGCGGCCGGCTGCGCTTCACCCTGGACTGGGCCGAGGTCGGCGCGTTCGGCGACGTCCACTTCGTCTGCGTCAACACCCCGCAGAAGCACGGCGAGTACGCCTGCGACATGTCGTACGTCGAGTCCGCGATCGCCTCGCTCGCCCCTCACCTGCACGGTCCCGCCCTGGTGGTCGGCAAGTCCACCGTGCCCGTCGGGTCCGCGGACCGGCTCGCCGCCTATCTCGCCGCGCATTCGCCCGCCGGCCCGGACGCCGAGCTGGCCTGGAACCCGGAGTTCCTGCGCGAGGGCTTCGCCGTGCAGGACACCCTGCGTCCCGACCGGATCGTGGTGGGCGTGCGCAGCGAGCGGGCCGAGGAGCTGCTGCGGGAGGTGTACGCCACGCCGATCGCGGAGGGCTCCCCCTTCGTCGTGACCGACTTCCCCACCGCCGAGCTGGTGAAGACGTCCGCGAACTCCTTCCTCGCCACCAAGATCTCCTTCATCAACGCCATGGCGGAGGTGTGCGAGGCCGCCGGCGGTGATGTCGCCAAGCTCGCCGAGGCCATCGGATACGACGACCGGATCGGGAAGAAGTTCCTGCGGGCCGGGATCGGGTTCGGCGGCGGCTGCCTGCCCAAGGACATCCGGGCCTTCATGGCGCGCGCCGGTGAACTGGGTGCCGACCAGGCCCTGACGTTCCTGCGCGAGATCGACTCCATCAACATGCGCCAGCGCGGGCAGATGGTGGAGCTGGCGCGGGAGGCGGTCGGGGGCGGGCCGTTCCTGGGCAAGCGGGTCGCCGTGCTCGGCGCCACGTTCAAGCCGGACTCCGACGACGTACGGGACTCGCCCGCGCTCAACGTCGCCGGGCAGATCCACCTCCAGGGCGCTCAGGTGACCGTCTACGACCCCAAGGGCATGGAGAACGCCCGCCGGGTCTTCCCCACCCTCGGCTACGCCCGCTCGGCGCTGGACGCCGTGCGGGGCGCCGACGTCGTCCTGCATCTCACCGAGTGGCGGGAGTTCCGCGAGCTGGACCCGGCCGCGCTCGGCGAGGTCGCGGCGACCCGGCTGATCCTCGACGGACGCAACGCCCTGGACCCGGCGCTGTGGCGGAAGGCCGGCTGGACGTACCGGGCGATGGGGCGTCCGACCGCCTGA